In the genome of Terriglobales bacterium, one region contains:
- a CDS encoding response regulator, giving the protein MKAKKTILCVDDNEQLLSVRKVILETRGYRVLACTNGRKALEIFKQGGVDLILSDLAMPEFDGVELIDSIKNLAPETPAILFSGKVKIYERETRADVFLPKGMYGPAELLEHIRLLLVRKRGPKRAAARVPLSSEIKATGSYPVAS; this is encoded by the coding sequence ATGAAAGCAAAAAAAACGATCCTCTGTGTTGATGATAACGAGCAACTTCTTTCTGTCCGCAAGGTAATTCTTGAAACCCGCGGCTATCGCGTGCTCGCCTGTACGAATGGAAGAAAAGCGCTGGAAATCTTTAAGCAAGGCGGTGTAGACCTCATCCTAAGCGATCTGGCCATGCCTGAATTTGATGGCGTAGAGCTGATTGACTCCATCAAAAACCTCGCTCCTGAAACTCCAGCGATTCTTTTTTCCGGCAAGGTGAAAATCTACGAGCGTGAAACCCGCGCAGATGTCTTTCTGCCCAAGGGAATGTACGGACCGGCGGAGCTGCTGGAGCATATCCGGCTGCTGCTGGTGCGCAAACGCGGGCCAAAAAGAGCTGCTGCCCGGGTCCCACTCTCTTCTGAAATCAAAGCTACAGGTTCCTATCCGGTAGCTTCGTAG